A stretch of DNA from Brevibacterium sp. CBA3109:
GATCGCGGTCGACGAGACATCGAAGCTCAGGTGACGAGCCTCCTTGACGATGTGCGTCTGCCGGGCGATTTCGCCGGACGGTATCCGCACGAGCTCTCCGGCGGCCAGCGCCAACGCGTAGCGATCGCCCGAGCACTTGCACTTGGGCCCAAGCTGCTCATCGCCGATGAGCCCACATCAGCGCTGGACGTCTCCGTGCAGCGAGGAGTCCTCAGACTCCTGGCCGACCTCCACGAGATCCACAAATTCGCTTGTCTGTTCATCAGCCATGACCTCGCAGTGGTCGAACAGCTGGCGTCGACTGTCGTCGTCCTGCAGCACGGGGCGATCGTCGAACAGGGGCCGAGCTCTCAGGTGCTGATGAATCCGAGTCAGGCCTACACACGCGAACTCATCGACTCCGCGCCAGTCCCCGACCCCGAGATCCAGGCAGCTCGTCGCGCGGCCAGACTGGCCGCCTGAAGCTGCAAGACAAAGGCGCCCCGGAAGCCGATCGGCTTTCGGGGCACCTTCATCGTTCAGAGACGATCAGCGAGCGGCAGTGCCCTCGGTGTAGTCGTCGTCGGAATCCTTGAGCCATGCGAACATCTTGCGCAGCTCGCGGCCGGTGGTCTCGATCGGGTGCGTCTCTTCCTTCGAGCGCAGTTCCTTGAACTCGGCCGCACCGTTCTTCTGGTCGTTCATGAAACGCTCGGCGAACTTGCCGTTCTGGATGTCGGCGAGGACGGCTTCCATGTTCTTCTTCACGTCCGGGGTGATGACGCGCGGTCCGGAGACGTAGTCGCCGTACTCAGCGGTGTCGGAGATCGACCAGCGCTGCTTGGCGATTCCACCCTCGACCATGAGGTCGACGATGAGCTTGAGCTCGTGGAGAACCTCGAAGTAGGCGATCTCCGGCTGGTAGCCGGCCTCGGTGAGGACCTCGAAGCCGTACTGCACGAGGTGGGAGGTGCCACCACAGAGAACGGTCTGCTCGCCGAAGAGATCCGACTCGGTCTCCTCGGTGAAGGTGGTCTTGATGCCACCGGCACGCAGTCCGCCGATTGCCTTGGCGTAGGAGAGCACGAGCTCCCAGGCGCTGCCTGAGGCGTCGGCTTCGACGGCCACGAGAACGGGCACACCGCGGCCATCGACGTATTCGCGACGCACAACGTGTCCGGGACCCTTGGGTGCGACCATGATGACGTCCACGCCCTCAGGCGGCTGGATGTAGTCGAAGCGGATGTTGAAGCCGTGAGCGAAGAGCAGGGCGTTGCCGGGCGTCAGATGAGGAGCGATCTCTGCGTTGTAGATCTCGGCCTGAACCTGGTCAGGAGCGAGGATCACAACAAGGTCGGCCCATTCGGAGACCTCTGCAGGAGTGCCGACCTCGAGGCCTTCAGCTGCGGCCTTGTCGCGGCTGGCAGAGCCTTCCTTGAGGCCGATGCGGACCTCGACACCGGAATCGCGCAGGCTCAGCGAGTGCGCGTGGCCCTGGCTGCCGTAGCCGATGACGGCAACCTTCTTGCCCTGGATGACGGACAGATCTGCGTTGTCGTCGTAATAGCGTTCTGCTGCCATAGTTCTCTTGCTCCTTCAGAGGTTTGGGGTACTCCCCCATTGTTTCACAGTTCGGTACTGCTGTTCACTTGTTGAGATGGTTGACGTTCCACTTAGTGGAACACGAAGACATCAGCTGTGCCGGGCCACAGGGTTCAGCTGCGCAGAGCGCGGTCGGTGATCGACTTCGATCCGCGGCCGATGGCCACGGTTCCCGATTGGACGATCTCCTTGATCCCGAATGGCTCGAGGACCTCGCGCAGGGCCTCGACCTTGCCCAGCTCGCCGGTGGCTTCGACACTGACAGAGTCGGGTCCCACGTCGACGATCTTGGCGCGGAACATCTCCACTGCCGCCGCAACCTGCGGACGGGTGGTGGCGTTGGCCTTGACCTTGTAGATGACGTGGGCTCGACGCACCGACGAAGCCGGCTCGAGCTCAACGATCTTGATGACGTTGACCAGCTTGTTGAGCTGCTTGGTCACCTGCTCCAAAGGCACGTCCTTGACGTCGACGACGACGGTGATGCGCGAGAGCTCATCGTGTTCGGTCACGCCCACGGCGAGGCTGTGGATGTTGAAGCCGCGGCGGGCGATGAGTCCGGTGAAGCGGGTGAGCACGCCCGGTTTGTTCTCGACTAAGACTGAGAGCGTGTGCCGGTTGTTCATTCCAGGCCTCCTTCGATCTGGGCCACGGAGCGAACCGTGCCGTCTTCTTCAGTGCCAGCGTCCGCGATCAGGTTCTCGGCCTGTTCGTCGCCTTCGCCATCGAACTCCGGGCGAACGCCGCGCGCGTATTCGATCTCGTCATTGGAGACACCGGCGGCGACCATCGGCCACACCATGGCATCCGGCGGGACAGTGAAATCGAGGACCACAGGCCGGTCGTTGGTCTCCAGCGCCGTCTTGATCGCAGCATCGACGTCGTCGTTGCTGTCCACGCGCAGGGCCAGGCAGCCGTACGCCTCGGCGAGCTTGACGAAGTCGGGGATCCGGATCGACTGATGGCCCGTGTTGAGATCGGTGTTGGAGTACCGGCCGTCATAGAACAGGGTCTGCCACTGACGGACCATGCCCAGTGAAGAGTTGTTGATGATCGCGACCTTGATCGGAATGTCGTTGAGCGCGCAGGTCGCCAGCTCCTGGTTGGTCATCTGGAAGCATCCGTCCCCGTCGATGGCCCACACCACACGGTCCGGTTCGGCGACCTTCGCGCCCATCGCGGCAGGCACCGAGTAGCCCATGGTGCCGAGGCCACCGGAATTCAGCCACGACTTGGGGCGTTCGAACTCAACGAACTGGGCGGCCCACATCTGGTGCTGGCCCACGCCGGCTGCGTAGACCGCTTCGGGTCCGGTCAGCGCGGAGATCCGCGAGATCACGTACTGCGGATCGCAGAGCTCATCCTGCGTGGCGTAGCCCAGCGGGTAGGTCGTCTTGAGGCGGTTGAGGAAGCGCCACCAGGGTTCGCGCTGACGCTCGAGAGCCTTGGGGAACTTGCTGCGCATCTCATTGAGCATCTCCGCAAGGACCTCACGGGCGTCGCCGACGATGGCGACGTCGACGTCACGATTCTTCCCGATCTCCGCTGGGTCGATGTCGGCGTGGATGACCTGCGCATTCGGCGCGAAGGAATCGAGGTTGCCGGTGACCCGGTCATCGAACCTGGCGCCGATGGTGATGAGGAGGTCAGATTTCTGGAAGGCGGTCACGGCGGGCACGGTGCCGTGCATACCCGGCATCCCGAGGTGCAGCTGGTGCGAGTCGGGGAACGCACCGCGGGCCATCAGGGTCGTGACGACGGGAATGTTGGTCGCCTCGGCGAGCTTGAGCAGTTCCTTCTCCGCTTGGGAGCGGATGACACCGCCGCCGATGTAGAACACGGGGCGCTGGGCATCCGAGATGAGTCGGACGGCTTCGCGAATCTGCTTCGCATGGGGCTTGAGGATCGGACGGTAGCCGGGCAGCTGCGGCTCATCGGGCCAAACGAAGGGAGCGGTGCCCGTCTGCGCGTCCTTGGTGACGTCGACGAGGACCGGACCGGGCCGACCTGTGGTCGCGATGTGATGGGCGTGCAGGATCGCGGAGGGAATATCCTCGGGCTTGGTGACGAGGAAGCTGTGTTTGGTCACCGGCATCGTCATTCCCACGATGTCAGCTTCCTGGAAGGCATCGGTGCCCAGCAGCTTCGAACTCTGCTGACCGGTGATGGCCAGCACCGGGACGGAATCCATATGGGCGTCGGCGAGCGCCGTGATGAGGTTCGTCGCACCCGGGCCCGAGGTCGCGATGCACACGCCCAGCCTACCCGAAGCGGAGGCATAGCCTTCGGCCGCATGCCCGGCTCCCTGTTCGTGACGAACGAGGATGTGGCGGATCTTATCGGTCTCGAACAGCGGATCGTAGGTCGGAAGGATGGTGCCGCCGGGAAGGCCGAAGACCGTCTCGACCTCGAGGAGCTCAAGGCTGCGAACGATCGCCTGCGCTCCGGTGAGGACCTCAGGGGTCGAGTTGCGTCGAATGCTTGACGGGGTCGCGGTCACCGGGGCTGCGCTGGGCGCGGTGCCGGTTCCCGCTGACTGGGCCGAGGGCGTGGCTGCCATCGTTTCGTATCCTTCCTAGTGATCCATCTTGTCTCCGCATGAAAAAAGCCCCTCCGGTTTCGGTAGGGGCGCGCGGAACATGTCGTGTTGACAGGCTACGGAAGATCCGCGCGCTGGGTAATAACGACGACAAGAAGGTGAGTCATGCCTCAATAGTTCACCTCTGGCAATAAGCGTGTCAAACGTTGCAATGGATCGTCTCGAAGATTGGGACTCGTATCGCTTGAGGCGTGAGATCAATGAAGAGCGACCCGCGATCGCACCCACGAAGCAAGGGAAAGCTCGATTGTGCAAGCCATGGACTACGACACGCGCTCCGACTAGGCTCTTGACACGTGCGCCCCCTCCTACGTTTCTGGCCCGATCTGCGTTCTCGCATCGGCGTGTACATCGCTGTACTCGCCCTTACCCTCCTGGCCAACGGCATCCAACTGGTCATCCCCCTGATCACCGGTCACATCATCGACGGCCCCATCGCCCACCGCGATCTGCCGGGACTGTGGCTGCCCGTGTTCGGGGTCCTCCTCATCGGCATCGCCGAGGCGGTGGCACTGTGGGGTCGCAGGCTCCTCGTGGCTCCGGTGGTCGCGCAGTGGGAGATCACCTGGCGCTCCCGTCTCTTCGACCGGCTCCAGTACACCTCGGTGGCCATCCACGATTCTTGGGAGTCGGGACAGCTGCTCTCGCGCGCGATCAACGATCTGTCACAGCTGCGCCGCTTCTTCGCCTTCGGGATCCCCTTCCTCGTGGTGACTCCACTCGTAATCATCATCGGCACCATCATCCTCACCGTCCTGCAACCGGTCTTCGGTCTGATCATGCTGATCATGGCCGTACCGACGATTGCGACGGTGACGGTCTTCGAGAAGAGGTACCGCGAGGCTTCCCGGCGCTCCCAGGACACGGTCGGTGAGATCACCACCGAGGTCGAGGAGTCGATTCAGGGGATCAGGATCCTCAAGTCCTTCGGCCGCTCCCCCTGGGCGGCACAGCGGTTCTCCCTCATGTCGCGGAAGTTCCAAGGCCTCGAAGTGCGCAAGGCGAAGCTCGACTCCTGGTTCTGGAGTGTGCTCATCCTCCTGCCCACACTCGCCCAGGCCGCAATCGTGGGCGTCGGCACCTGGGGCGTCGTGCAGGGGTGGACGTCGATCGGCACCGTCGTCGCGGCCGTGACCATCTCGATGGTGATGCGAATGCCGATCGAGATGCTCGGCTTCCTCCTCGCCGATGCCCTCATGGCCCTGACTGCTGCGGCCAGGTATTGGGAGGTCATCGACATCAGGCACGACATCACCGACGCCGACGGTCGGATCGAGGATGCACCCGATGTGGGTCGCTACAGGGGCGAACTGGATTTCGAGGATGTCGACTTCCACTTCGCCGACACCGACCGCGACACCCTGAAGAACCTCAATCTGCACATCGATCCGGGCCAGACCCTGGCCATCGTCGGAGCAACCGGATCGGGCAAGACGACCCTGGCCTCCCTGGTGCCGCGCCTGCAGGACGTCACCGGCGGATCCGTGCGCGTCGATGGCACCGACATTCGCAAGCTGCCCGTCAACGAGGTGCGCAACCTGGTGTCCGTGTCATTCGAGGACCCGATCCTGTTCTCCACCTCGGTGGCCGAGAACGTGAGCATGGGCGCACCCGGGGTCGACGACGACGCGATCTGGCGGGCCCTGGAGATCACGGCCGCGAAGGACTTCGTCGAGCGGCTGCCGGAGGGGCTCGATACGCAGGTCGGCGAGCAGGGGCTGTCCCTGTCCGGTGGACAGCGCCAGCGCCTGGCACTGGCGCGCGCAGTCATCGGTGCGCCCCGCATCCTCGTCCTCGACGACCCTCTGTCTGCGGTCGACGTCGACACCGAGGATCGGGTGCAACGGGCGCTGCGGGAGATCCTGCCCGATTCCACGACGCTGATCATCGCCCACCGCCCGTCCACCTCGGCGTTGGCCGATGCTGTTGCGGTCCTCGACGAGGGACGTATTGTCGCGCTGGGCACCCATGATGAGCTGCTGGGATCCTCACCGCTCTATCGTGAACTCATGGGTGCGGCTGCGACGGCCGGGCACTCATCGTCCGAGCACTCTGCGTCAGAGCATTTCTCGGCCAGGCACACCTCGGAAGGAGGCGCGCTTTGAGCATTCCACGTCTCAATGAGGACGAGGTCGAGGCACTTCCGCCAGACATCGCGATCAAGGCCCGTGCACTTCTGCTCTCATTGATCCGCCCCCATCTTCCGATGGCGATCTTCCTGCTCGTCATCGTCATCCTCACCGCACTGTTCCTCGTCATCGGTCCGATCTTCATCGCCGATGCACTCGACACTGGTGTTCCGAAAGCGATCGAGGGCGATCCGGGACCGCTGATTCGTGCGGTATCGGCCTTCGTCATCTCCGCGATCGCCTCGGCGGTGCTCGCTTTCGCTTCGACGAGGCTGGTCGGCATCACTGCCCAGAAGGTCGTCTACAGTCTCCGCTCCCGCCTGTTCGGACATATCCAGCGTCTCGATCTGGGCTACCACGAGCGGTCGACCTCGGGCCGGCTGGTGTCGCGGCAGACCTCTGACATGGAGTCGGTGCAGCAGTTCCTCACCTACTCTCTCTTCGACACGGCGCTGGCTCTGTTCGAGATGGCGTTCATCGCCGTCACCCTCATCGTCCTCGACGTTCCCCTGGCACTCGTGGTCTTCCTCGGATTCATTCCGCTGTTCTTCATCACGAAATCTGCGCACAGCTCGCAGCGGAATGCCTACCGTCGGACTCGCACCTCGATCGCAAAGGTCATCGTCCACTTCGTCGAGACCATGGGCGGGATCCGTGCGGTTCAGGCCTATCGCCGGCAGCCCGATCGCCGAGGCACGCTCAAGGACGAGGACACACAGTACCGTGACGCCAACACCGATGCCCTGCGCGGCGTCGCCTGGTTCGCGGGCTGGACGCGGCTGGTCGGCAATGTCACTCAGACGGTCATCATCATCGTCGGCGCGTGGCTCGTCATCGAGGGATGGACTCAGATCGGAGTGCTCGCGGCGTTCATCCTCTACCTGCGCCGGTTCTATGGTCCCCTTGATGAACTTGTTCAGTCATTCAACCTCTACCAGTCCGCCTCGGCGGCGCTGGAGAAGATGGCGGCCGTCCTCGACACCGACCCCGAGGTGGTCGCACCGGTGAGTCCGAAGCCCCTGCCCGCACACGCCTCGGACACCGCCTCGGCGGAGGAATCGGCTCAAGCACCCAGCGGGCGCTCGATCGACCTCAACCACGTCCGCTTCTCCTACGGCGACGGCCCTGATGTCCTCCCCAGGTTCGACCTGCGCATCCCAGCCGGCCAGATCGTGGCACTCGTGGGAGCCACGGGCGCGGGCAAATCGACTCTGGTCAAGCTGGTCACCCGCTTCTACGATCCCAGCGAAGGTCGGATCACCATCGACGAGGTGGACCTGCGTGACCTCGACGATGCGCAGCTGCGTAAGAGCGTCGTCATGGTCACCCAGGAGTCGTTCCTGTTCGCGGGCACGATCGCGGACAATATCCGCATCGGCAATCCCGATGCCGAAGATGACGAGGTACTCGCCGCGGCCACGGCCGTCGGCCTGGATCCCTACATCCGCAATCTGCCCGACGGCTACGACACGGATGTGAAGAAACGCGGCGGAGGACTGAGCTCGGGACAGCGTCAGCTCGTGTCCTTCGCCCGCGTGTTCCTAGCCGACCCGGACATCGTCGTCCTCGACGAGGCGACCGCTCACCTCGACATCCCCTCCGAGCGGCTGGTCCAGACGGCTCTGGCGACAGTGCTTGAAGGACGCACCGCAATCATCATCGCCCACCGGCTCTCGACCGTGGAGATCGCCGACCGTGTCCTCGTCATGGACTCCGGGCGCATCATCGAAGACGGCACGCCGGACGAGCTGATCTCAGGGGCGGGCAAGTTCGCCCAGCTGCACAAGGCGTGGCGGGACTCGCTGGTGTGATTGGCAGTTGCTTGCTCTCAGCTACCTCAGCCTGCAAAAGCACACCGCCTGCACTGTGCTTTTGTGGGTTCACGTAGCTGGTGGCCGAGCCATACGTGCCCTTAGGAGTCGAGCCAGCTCGGTGAACTTCTGCTGACGAAATAGATCTTTCCAAAA
This window harbors:
- the ilvC gene encoding ketol-acid reductoisomerase translates to MAAERYYDDNADLSVIQGKKVAVIGYGSQGHAHSLSLRDSGVEVRIGLKEGSASRDKAAAEGLEVGTPAEVSEWADLVVILAPDQVQAEIYNAEIAPHLTPGNALLFAHGFNIRFDYIQPPEGVDVIMVAPKGPGHVVRREYVDGRGVPVLVAVEADASGSAWELVLSYAKAIGGLRAGGIKTTFTEETESDLFGEQTVLCGGTSHLVQYGFEVLTEAGYQPEIAYFEVLHELKLIVDLMVEGGIAKQRWSISDTAEYGDYVSGPRVITPDVKKNMEAVLADIQNGKFAERFMNDQKNGAAEFKELRSKEETHPIETTGRELRKMFAWLKDSDDDYTEGTAAR
- the ilvN gene encoding acetolactate synthase small subunit; the protein is MNNRHTLSVLVENKPGVLTRFTGLIARRGFNIHSLAVGVTEHDELSRITVVVDVKDVPLEQVTKQLNKLVNVIKIVELEPASSVRRAHVIYKVKANATTRPQVAAAVEMFRAKIVDVGPDSVSVEATGELGKVEALREVLEPFGIKEIVQSGTVAIGRGSKSITDRALRS
- a CDS encoding acetolactate synthase large subunit, which gives rise to MAATPSAQSAGTGTAPSAAPVTATPSSIRRNSTPEVLTGAQAIVRSLELLEVETVFGLPGGTILPTYDPLFETDKIRHILVRHEQGAGHAAEGYASASGRLGVCIATSGPGATNLITALADAHMDSVPVLAITGQQSSKLLGTDAFQEADIVGMTMPVTKHSFLVTKPEDIPSAILHAHHIATTGRPGPVLVDVTKDAQTGTAPFVWPDEPQLPGYRPILKPHAKQIREAVRLISDAQRPVFYIGGGVIRSQAEKELLKLAEATNIPVVTTLMARGAFPDSHQLHLGMPGMHGTVPAVTAFQKSDLLITIGARFDDRVTGNLDSFAPNAQVIHADIDPAEIGKNRDVDVAIVGDAREVLAEMLNEMRSKFPKALERQREPWWRFLNRLKTTYPLGYATQDELCDPQYVISRISALTGPEAVYAAGVGQHQMWAAQFVEFERPKSWLNSGGLGTMGYSVPAAMGAKVAEPDRVVWAIDGDGCFQMTNQELATCALNDIPIKVAIINNSSLGMVRQWQTLFYDGRYSNTDLNTGHQSIRIPDFVKLAEAYGCLALRVDSNDDVDAAIKTALETNDRPVVLDFTVPPDAMVWPMVAAGVSNDEIEYARGVRPEFDGEGDEQAENLIADAGTEEDGTVRSVAQIEGGLE
- a CDS encoding ABC transporter ATP-binding protein, translating into MRPLLRFWPDLRSRIGVYIAVLALTLLANGIQLVIPLITGHIIDGPIAHRDLPGLWLPVFGVLLIGIAEAVALWGRRLLVAPVVAQWEITWRSRLFDRLQYTSVAIHDSWESGQLLSRAINDLSQLRRFFAFGIPFLVVTPLVIIIGTIILTVLQPVFGLIMLIMAVPTIATVTVFEKRYREASRRSQDTVGEITTEVEESIQGIRILKSFGRSPWAAQRFSLMSRKFQGLEVRKAKLDSWFWSVLILLPTLAQAAIVGVGTWGVVQGWTSIGTVVAAVTISMVMRMPIEMLGFLLADALMALTAAARYWEVIDIRHDITDADGRIEDAPDVGRYRGELDFEDVDFHFADTDRDTLKNLNLHIDPGQTLAIVGATGSGKTTLASLVPRLQDVTGGSVRVDGTDIRKLPVNEVRNLVSVSFEDPILFSTSVAENVSMGAPGVDDDAIWRALEITAAKDFVERLPEGLDTQVGEQGLSLSGGQRQRLALARAVIGAPRILVLDDPLSAVDVDTEDRVQRALREILPDSTTLIIAHRPSTSALADAVAVLDEGRIVALGTHDELLGSSPLYRELMGAAATAGHSSSEHSASEHFSARHTSEGGAL
- a CDS encoding ABC transporter ATP-binding protein; translation: MSIPRLNEDEVEALPPDIAIKARALLLSLIRPHLPMAIFLLVIVILTALFLVIGPIFIADALDTGVPKAIEGDPGPLIRAVSAFVISAIASAVLAFASTRLVGITAQKVVYSLRSRLFGHIQRLDLGYHERSTSGRLVSRQTSDMESVQQFLTYSLFDTALALFEMAFIAVTLIVLDVPLALVVFLGFIPLFFITKSAHSSQRNAYRRTRTSIAKVIVHFVETMGGIRAVQAYRRQPDRRGTLKDEDTQYRDANTDALRGVAWFAGWTRLVGNVTQTVIIIVGAWLVIEGWTQIGVLAAFILYLRRFYGPLDELVQSFNLYQSASAALEKMAAVLDTDPEVVAPVSPKPLPAHASDTASAEESAQAPSGRSIDLNHVRFSYGDGPDVLPRFDLRIPAGQIVALVGATGAGKSTLVKLVTRFYDPSEGRITIDEVDLRDLDDAQLRKSVVMVTQESFLFAGTIADNIRIGNPDAEDDEVLAAATAVGLDPYIRNLPDGYDTDVKKRGGGLSSGQRQLVSFARVFLADPDIVVLDEATAHLDIPSERLVQTALATVLEGRTAIIIAHRLSTVEIADRVLVMDSGRIIEDGTPDELISGAGKFAQLHKAWRDSLV